The Bryobacteraceae bacterium genomic sequence GCCAATGCAGTTGACGAAGCACTGCGGCTGGATGCCCTGCTCGATTTTAGGGAAGCAGGCGATGCACTTCTCCGAGGTGCCCGTCATGGGATTGAAGAACACCTTCTTATAAGGACAGCCCTTGACGCATTCCTGATAGCCGCGGCAGCGGCCCTGGTCGACGAGCACGATGCCATCCTCGGGGCGTTTGTAGATGGAGCCGCGCGGGCAGGAGGCGAGGCAGGCGGGGTAGGTGCAGTGGTTGCAGATGCGGGCGAGGTAGAAGAACCAGTTCATGTGCGGCAGGGAGAGGAAATCGCCGTGATCCACCTGTCCGGCGCAATCGTCTTCACCGACGTTGGGATAGGCGTAGTCCTGCTGTTCGGGGCGATGGCCGAGGACACGTTCGCCCGCCGGGGCGGACTCGAAGATCGTTTTCCCCTCGTATTTGTTGCCGTTCCAGGACTGGCCGTCGAGCATGTCGAGGAGTTTCAGGTCATAGGCGAGCGGGTAAGAGCCGTAGGGTTTGGTCTCGACGTTGTTCCACAGCATGTACTCCTGGCCTTTACCGGAGGTCCAGGTGGTTTTGCAGGCCAGAGTGCAGGTTTGGCAGGCGATGCACTTGTTGGTGTCGAAGACGGCGGCGAACTGCCGTTTGGGGCGAGACTCCGGATACCAGTAGGACATCTCGCGGCCGAGCTGCCAGTTGTAGACGCGTGCCATCAGACTTTCTCCTTCTGCTGTTGAACAAAGGCGCCGGCGAGGTAGCGCTTCATCGCCGCGGATTCATACTTGGGGCGCAGGCCGAGCGCGGCGGGACGCCACAGTCCCTTCTTGTCTATGCCGCCGGGTTCTGCCTTGGAGATTTTCACGAAGGCTTCCCGCGGCGCGCCCGTTGGGCAGTGAATGTCGGGTTCAAACCCCTTGCGAATGCCCTGGCCGAACATGGCCTTATGAACGAGGGAGTCGGTCATCCAGGTGGGTTTCAGCCAGCCGCGCGTGGCGGACTGGTGTGAGCCGGAGCGGAACATGGCCTGGTAGCCGGTGCGCGGGTTTTTGGCGAGTCCGTCGGCGCGGGCCTTCTGGCCTTCGACGGAGCCTGGCGTGGCGGTGTACATGTTGAACCACATCCTGGTGACTCCGCGGGGCGTGCCGGGGTAGTAGCGGGCGCGGCAGAGGAGACGGGCGAACTCCATGTTGCGCTTGTCCTTCTGCCAGCCGCGGAAGGGACGGTCTTCCGGATCGGGGTCGATCCAGACATAGTCGCCGTCGTCAATAGCGAGTTCCTTGGCGTCGTCGGGGTTGATGTCGACGTAGCCTTCGGTGACGAAGGGGCTGCGCTTGTCGTGGCGGTAGAGGTCGCCGAAGGGGCCGAAGAGGACCGCAATCATATCGGTGTCGATGGGCGTGGTGTGCGAGCCGTGGCGGTATTTCGGAGTGTGGAAGATGAATTTGAAGCCATCCTTCATGAGCGGGTGCTTCGTCTTCTGGGCTTCTTCCCAGGTGAGGACGACGTTGCGTCCGCAGCGGGTTTCGCAACTCAGGTCGTCGCGCTTAACGCCGTACTTCTCAGGACCGTCGGGGCGGAAGGCCTCATGCTTCGGCCCGATGATGACGTTGGGCTCATAGAAAGTGGAGTCGACCGGCTCGCGGTGAACGGGCAGGTTTTCTCCGGCGGCGATGAACTCGTCCTCCTCGCGATAGAACTCGAGGCGGCCGCTCTTGGTGTACCAGGGCTTTGAGTCGGTGACCTGATCGTAGCCGACGGCCTTGGGTGTGGTGCGGCTGTTCATGATGGCGGGGATCCCCTGTTTGGCTTTCGCCTCCAGGTCAGAGAACCGGTAGCCCTTCGTGTTCGTGGAGAAATCGAGGATTCGCTGCAAATGGATGTCCGTGCGCCCCTCGCGGACAAACTTCCAGTAGTCAATGAAGCGCTTGTCGCCGGTGAGGGCGGCCATCTTTTCGCAAACGAGGGCCTGCACCTCGATGTCGCCGATCGTGTTGAAGACGCGTTTCATGGGCGTGCGCGGGAAGGTGACCAGGAAGGGATTGGTGACCGACGCCGTCATATCGGGGTGCTTCATCTCAAACCAGGCATCGACACCGAAGACGATGTCGGCCCACTCGCAGGAGGAGCTCCACCACCATTCGTTCACAGCCACCATTTCGATGCGCGGCAGGACATTGACAACAGTGTTGAAGTGCCACTTCACGTTGCCAAGAATGGAGTTCGCGTTGGCGAACCAGAGCGACTTGGTTGGCGTGGGGATGTGCGTCTTGCCCGTGAGCAATTTGTTGCCGACGCGCAGCGGATGATCTTCGTGGTTGTAATAGTGCGCCGATTCGGCCTTCCAATACTGCTTGGGGCGGGCGGGCTTGGCAGGGTCGAGTTCGATATCGAAGGGGTTCTCGTTGATCCATTGCGGCGCGCCGTTGAAGAGGGCGACGCGGTAGTTGCCGGCGTAGGAGCCGATGTTGCCGGTGAGCTTGCCGACGTTGCCGGTTAGGGCGGCAAGGAGGATGGTGTCGCGGTCCTTGTTATCGCTGTTGAAGAACTGGTTGGGTCCCATGCCGACGGCAAAGAGCGTGGTGCCCGGGCTCTTGGCGAGTTCACGGGCAAGGTTTTCCACGGCGGAGGCGGGGGCCCAGGTGATCTCCTGGGTGGTCTTGGGATCGAAGTGGGCGGCGTACTCGCGCACGAGATCAAACGCGGGGCGGCAGCGCACCTTCTTGCCGTTGGCGAGTGTAACCTCGATCGACCCGTCGAGCAGCGGGTTTTGCACGTTGGAGTTCTTGCCCACCATGTCGCGCGTGAGCGGCTTGGGGGCATTGGCCGTGCGGTCCCACCAGACGTAGTCGCCCCACTCCATGCGCATCGGCTCGGTGACGAGTTGCTGGGTGTGGCGAATGGGCGGCGGCTCGACCTCGCCCGTTTTGAGCACGGTGGTGTTCTTCAGTTCGGCGACCTTGCCACCGAAGACCTCCTGGGCGCGCAGATACTTCAGCGTGTCCATGCGGACGAGCACGGGCAGGTCGGTCCACTCGTTCACGTACTGCGCGTCGTAGAGTTTCTCGCGGAGGATGACGTTGGAGAGGCCAAGGGCCAGCGCGGGCGTGGTGCCGGGGCGGACGATGATGACGTCGTCGCCTTTGGTGGCCGTGGCGGAATACTCACACGCGATGACGACGACCTTGACGCCTTTCAGCCGCGCTTCGGTGAGCCAGTGAGCGTCGGGCATCTTCGTCGTGATCCAGTTCATGCCCCAGACGACGAGTGTCTTGCAGTGCTCAACGGCGTGGAGGTCGAACTCGATGGTTTGCTGACCTGTCACCATGGGGTGGCCGGGCGGCAGGTCGGTGTGCCAGGAGTAATTGTCGAAGCCTTTGGCGCCGAGCGCCTTGTCCGGGCCGACCTTGCGCACCTTGGCATCGAGCAAGGCCATGGAGTTGGCCAGGCGGTACATGCCGAAGACGCGGGTGATGCCGAGCAGCGGCATGCCGCCGCGGAACTTCATGGTGCGGACGCCGGCGCCTTCGGTGGCTTCGATGGTCACCGGGTCGTAGTGTTGTGCCTCGAGGCGGCGCTTGCCTTCGTCGCCGGTATAGGTCTCGGCGATGTTCTTGAGCACTTCGGCGGCAATCTTGGCGCCTTCGTCGTGGGTGATGCGTTGCCACTCGTCGCGTCCGCGGTTGAAATATTTCTTGGGCGGCAGGCCGCTGCTCTCTCGCGGGAAGCCGGCATCGTGCCACTCCTTGAAACCCTTGCGGATCATGCAACCCATGACGCGGCGGTCGCCATAGAAGCGGCGTGTGAGGGCGAGGCCTTTCTGGCAGACGCGCGGGTCCCAGCGGTGGCTGGCCTTGTTGCCGAGCAGGTCAGTGGCTTCGCCGTACTTCATCGAGGGGCCAATGCGGACGACGACGCCGTTGCGCACATAGGCATTGAGGATGCAGTTGTGCGTGTCGTTGGGGGCGCAGGTGAAGGTGTAGATCGAGTCGTACTTCCAGAGGTCGCGGTAGGCGCGCTCCCATCCGCGGTCGGGGTAGGTGGCGAGAGGATTCTTGACCGCCTCCAGGCCCCAGGCGTCGCGTGTGGAGGCCGCCAGACCGGCGAATCCAGCCGCACTGAGAATGCCGAGAAAGTCGCGGCGGTCCAGGCTATTGTTCATGACTTGCCTCCCTGCAGGGAACGAAGATAGGCGACGAGGTTTTCGATGTCGCCTTGGGTGAGGGCCGGGCGCACCGGCGATGGATCTTGGAATGAACTCATGGCGGTGCCGCGGCGGCCGCGCTTGATCGTTTCGACCAGGTAGTGGTCGGTGGCCGATTCGAGCAGCACCTTGTTGTTGAGCGCGGGCCCTTCGCCGCCTACGCCGTAGGAGCCGTGGCAACCGGAGCAGGTGGCGCTGAAGAGGCGCTTGCCTTCGGCGGCGTCGCCCTTGACCCAACGTGGAGGGTGCGAGTCGGTTTCGGCGGTGGCCGCGGAGAGCGCGCGGATATGGGCGATGACAGCTTTCACATCGTCCGCGGTGAGGGCGTCCGCTTTGAGCCAGCCGGGCATGCGGCGGCCGGGACGGCCGAGCTCGATGGTTTTCGTGAGCAGAAGGTCGGGTGCGATGGCGAGGAAGTCGGGGTTGGCAATGGAGGGGAACGAGACCAGCCCTGAGAGGCGGCGGCCTTGGCCATCGGCGCCATGACAACCGGCGCAGAAGGCGCCATACAGGGTCGCGCCGTCGGCCGAGAATTCACGCTCGCCGAACTTGGCGGCGCGGATGCGGTCCTTGGGAAGGTAGACGTCGCGCAGTTCCTTGCGGCGCAGTGAGAGCGTGAAGAAGGTGAGCTGGCGGATTTCGTTTTCCGAAACGGCGGCGGCGGGCATCTGTGAGCCGACAACCACGGAGGCGGGGGAGCGGAAGTGCTCGGCCATCCAGTTGGACATGCTGCCCTTGCCGGGCACGTGTTCAAAGCTGACCTGGCCGGGGTCCTTGAAGCCGGCGCGTGTGAGGTCAGGCCCATCGTCGCCGCCCACGCCGCTCACCTTGTGGCAGCCGAGGCAGCCGTAGCTGAGGAAGACGCTTTTGGCGGAGACGAGTTGGGGAGCGGCGACACGCGTGGCGAGGAAGGTGTCGAGCAGGGTGAGATCATCGCTGCTTACGGCGCGGAACGCGTTCTTCCACGGGCCATCGGAAGCCGCGGCGGACTTGGCCGTGTGCTTCGCGTGCCACTCCTTGTCGTAAGGGACGAGACCGGTGCGGGAGAGGTTTGGCCCTTCCATGCCTCCCTGGTCGGGGCGGACGGTGCCGCCCTTGCCGTCGACGCGGTGGCAGGAGTAGCAGTCGAGACGCTCGAAGGCGAGTTCGGCGGCGCGCAACTGCGCCTGTTCGGGAACGTGCAGCGCGACGTGGCAGGTGCCGCAGCCGGCGTAGGACATACTCTTATCGAGCATGGGTTCGGGCCAGAAGTGGACGTCTCCGTGGGCGTCGTTCTTTTCTGTTGCCTGGCCTTGGCCACCGTGGCAAACGGTGCAGCCATAGTCGGCGGGGTCGTGAACGACGGGCTTGTGGGCGACGAAGACGGCCGCGCCGCGAACGCCTTGTTCGCCTGGCCCCATGGAGACGTGGCAGGAGACGCAGCGGTCGGCCACGCCGAGGCCAGGATTCACCACCTGGCGGAGTTGGACGGAGATACTGCCTTCGTCCGAGCGGCCTTGGGCCTGGATGCGGCGCCACTCGCGCAGGTAGTTTTCCTCGGCCGCCGCCCCCACCAACAGCAGCAGCACGGCGGCGCTCGATATCAGCAACAGGAGTTTGTTTTTCCGCATGGCGTCAATGCTTGGGCCACTCGCTCGGCGACCAGTAGAAGACCCAGTTGGGACCGCGGAAGTAGGTGCCGACGATGGTCAGCACAAGGAATCCGCAGAGAAAGCAGGTGAACAGCGCGAGCGCCCCGGCGCGTGTGGAGCCGTAGCGGCGGATGCACCACATCGAGAAAAACGCGTAGACCGCGGTGAGCAGAGTGCCTGGATTGAGGGCGGTGATCACCAGTTGCGGCACCGAAGGGAACCACTCACGCAGCCAGCCGAAGCGGATGACGAACGATTCGATGAGAATGGGTGCGGCAAGGCCAAGCACGATGGAAAGCCGCACCAGCGGCCAACCGCCGGGACCGCCAAACCAGCGCCCTGTGCCTTCGGTTTCGCGATCGAGGTAGGGGATGAGAGCGAGTCCGATGAGGACGATGGAGGGGATGCCGATGCCGCCCATGAAGGCGCTGAAGGCGACCATCTCCTGAAGGCCGAGGAAGTACCACGGGGCTTTGGCGGGGTTTTCCGGAACGCTCGGGTTGGCCAGTTCCTTGAGCGGGGCGTCGGAGACGAGCGAAAGCGCAAGGCACACCAAGAGCGTCACCATGAGCACGCCGAGTTCGGCGTAGAAGAGGTGCGGCATGGAGGGGACGGTGTTTTCCGGTCCGCGCCCGACATTGGAGGTACGGCCCCGCACAATGGCGGCAAGTTGGTAGGTCTTGGCCGGAGCCTCTGTGAAAACGGGTAGCGCCTCTTCGTGCGGTTGGCGGAAAAGTTGGTCATCGGCATCAGAGGGACGGACCATGCCGCCGTCCTTGCGGATGCGCCAGAAGTGGACGCCCATGAGCGCGGCCAGGGCGAGCGGCAGAATCATGACGTGAAGCAGGTAGAAACGGATGAGCGCCTCGGCGCCAACCATGTCTGAGCCGAGCAGAAGCAGCCGCTGAAAGCCGCCTGGGTCGAAGTAGTCGGTGATGCCAAGCGCGTCGGTGATCTCGCGCGGCGATTGGGCGATGTTGGCGCCGATGGTGATGGCCCAGTAGGCGAGCTGATCCCATGGCAGCAGATAGCCAGTGAAGGACAGGCCGAGCGTCACCACGAGCAGTCCGATACCCATCAGCCAGTTGTATTCACGCGGCTTGCGGTAGGCGGCGGTGTAGAAGGCGCGCGCCATGTGCAGAATGACGGCGATGACCATGAGGTTGGCCGACCAGCGGTGGAGGTTGCGGATGAGGCGTCCGGTGGGGACCACGAAGTGGATGTCCTTGATCGACTGGTAGGCGGCCTCGGGATAGGGCTTGTAATAGAACATGAGCATCACGCCGGTGACGAGCGCGATGAGGAAGGCCGAGACGCTCATGATGCCGAGGCCCATGGTGGTGGTCCACTTGAGGCTCCAGCGGTGGGTGCGGACGGCGTGCAGGTGGAGGAAGACGTTTCCGAAGACGAAGGTGGAGCGCGTGCGGTCAGTTGTGGGCGGCCCTGTGCGGAAGGCGGTTTCCATCACGCGGCGGGGGACAGCCTTGAGGTTGTCGCTGAATTCGCGGAGCGCGTCCTTTGTGGTGGGAGTCATTACGCCACCTTTGTTCCTTGCGGCACGACGACTCCCTCATCAACGGTGACGGCGCCGCCGATGATGCTGACCTTGAGCCAAGGTAGAGCACGCGGCGCGGGGCCTTTCGTGACATCGCCGTTGGCAGAGAAACGCGAGCCATGGCAGGGGCATTCAAAGCCCTCTGCGTTCGCTTTCACGACACAACCTAGATGGGTGCAGATGGTGGAGACGGCGTAGATGCCGCCCGTATCTTTGTAGATGGCCACGGCGCGGCCGGGCGGAACGAAGGCCTCACCCACCGGCAGTACGTCGGGCAAACTGACCTTGAACTTCTTTGAGGGCGAGGCGAGGACGGCGGCTTTGGGCAACTTCAGCAAGCCCAATAGCCCGAACAACAGCGCGCCGGTCATGGCCCAAAGTGAGCTCAGGCCAAGCCAATCCCTGCGCGGCAAGGGTTCGGGATCAAGCCGGGAACGGGGGGCTTTCGCTTGCGTGGTCATTGAGTGCTCCAAGTGGTGGTGTAGGAGACGCGCTCCATCGTGATGGCATCAGCCGGGCAGCGCATGGCGCAGGCGGCGCAACGAATGCAGCGGTCTTCGTCCTTGAGGATGGCGGAGTGCGCTTCGAGGTCGGCATCTGGACCGAGGACTTCGGCAATGGCGGCGCGCAGTTCTTCGGTTTGGGCGAGTTCGCTCAAGGGGGTTAGCTTCAGGCAGAGCGTCGGGCAGACGTCGGCGCAGCCGCCGCAGAGGACGCAGCGGGCGGAATCAAAGACGGGTGTGACGCCGCAATCGAGGCACCGCGAGGCTTCGCGCATGGCCAAGTCGAAGGTGTAGCCCGTTTCGACGAGGGCGTCGGGGTGATGCAGCCGTTCTTCGGGTGAGGCCAGCGGGACAGGCGTGCGGCGCAACGATTCATAGCCGCGTTCACGGCGATAGCGGTCGAGGGTGAGGTGCGAGGTGACGGCGTGCTTGGTAAGTGTGCGCTGGGTGAGGTATTGGTAGACCGAGCGCGCGGCGGCTTTGCCGGAGGCGACAGCATCGATGAGAAGGCGCGTTCCGTGCGCGAGGTCTCCCGCGACGAAGACGCCGGGGGCGGTGGTGGCCAGCGTGGCGGCATCTACCTTCGGCCAGCCGGGGCGGAACTGCTCGACATCGCCGCCCCCATCGTCGAGGAAGCCAAGCGAGGGGGCCTGACCGACGGCGAGCATGACGGAATCGCAGGGGACGACCTTTTGCTGGTTGTCGTCGTAGAGAGGAGAGAATTTTCTGTTTTCGTCATAGACGCGCAGACAGCGGCGGAAGCGCACGCCCGTGACGGCGCCGGATTCGTTGCGCTCAATGGCGACGGGCCCCCAACCGTTGAGGCGTTCAACGCCCTCTTCGTCGCCTTCCACGATTTCGACGGTGTCGGCGGGCATCTCTTCGAGACTTTCCAAGGAAACGAGAGTGACCCGCGAGGTTCCGGCCAGGCGCGCCGCCGTGCGGGCCGTATCGTAGGCGATCTGGCGGAGCACACTGCGCGCGACGTCATAGGCCACGTTGCCCCCGCCGACGACAACGACCTCGTGACCCACCTGGACCGGCTCGCCAAGGGAAACCGAGCGCAACAGGTCGACGCCGCCGAAGACGCCAGGACCGTGTTCGCCGGGCAGGCCAAGACTGCGTGAGGATTTGGCGCCGACAGCGAGGATGACGGCCGCAAATTCACGCCGGAGTTGGGAGAAGGGAATATCGCGGCCCACGGCTACGCCGCAGCGGATGTCGACACCAAGTGCGCGGATGACGTCGACTTCATTCTCAATGACCGCGCGTGGCAGGCGGTAAGCCGGGATGCCAATCGCCAGCATGCCCGCCGGCACCGATTCGATCTCGAAGACGACAGGCTTGAAACCAAGCAAGGCAAGGTCATGGGCGGCGGACAAGCCGGCCGGACCGGCGCCGATGATGGCCACCGGTTCGCCCTTGCCGGGTTCGAGGCGGCCGTCGAGACTGGCGCGCAGAAGCGCGGCCATTTCCTCGGCATTGGCGGCGGCTGCTGGAGCGTAGTTTTCCACGCTGCGCAGGACGCTTTGGGGACTCTGGGCTTCGGGACCGTGCAGTTCACAGACGAAACGCTTCAGGGCGCGAATGGCGATGGGCCGGTCGGGTCCGACGAATGCGCCGTCGTCATCCACGCGCGGCACCTTCCCGCGGCGGCAGGCGGCTTCGCAGGGAGCGCCGCAGACGCGGCCACAGATGGAGGCAAACGGGTTCGGCCCGCGAGCAATCAGGTAGGCATCTTCAAACCGCCCCTCGGCGATGGCGCGGACATAGCCGCGCGCGTCGGTGTGAACCGGGCAGGCAACCTGACAAGAGATGAGCTCTTGATGGTAGGTCTCGCCCGGCACATCGACGCGCAGTGGGATCACAAGATGCCTCCCAATTGCGTGAAGGGCGATGGTGCGCGGTTTTGGGCGGGCGAGGCGTAGGGGCCACGCGCCATGAGGCAGGCGAACCCGTCTTCCGAGGGAGGCCCGGCGTGGGGCTGTTCGAGAAGTTGCTCCAGCGTCCAGCGCGCCAGGACGGTGGTGATGGCCTGATGAAGTTCCAGGGCGGCGCGGTGGAAGTTGCAGACCGTAGGGTCAGGCCTGGAGGAGCGGCAGAAGTCTCCGACGATGGTTCCTTGGCAGGCTTCCACAACATCGAGCAGGGTGATCTGCGCCGGGGCTTTCGCCAGCCTGACGCCGCCTTTCACGCCCTTCTGGGCCTCCAGGATGTCGCTCTTGACCAGGTGACGGACGACCTTTGCGAGATATGTGGGTGATTCGCCGAGCATGTCAGCGAGCCGACGAGGGGACCAGCAGACGGTTGGATCTTGTTGAGCAAGCAGGAGCAGAGTGCGAAGTGCGGAGTGTGAGGTTTTAGCGATCATGCACGAATAGCGATAACACGGATACCATATATCCGTTTTTGACGGATGTCAACAGAAACTTGATGCATAAATCTGGCGTGACCAGCATGGGTAGGGAGTGCCGGGTTCGCGCGGGCGGTCGAGGATGTGGGGTGGCCTATATGACGGTCTGTGGCGGGGCCGAAGCGGTGGAAAGTTCGGGCACGAATGATCCCGCGTGTAGCATCCGGGGCAAACGAGGCGAGGTGAGTGTCTATCCCGGCTCCCTGAATCCGGTTCTGGGAGGTCGGATGGGCTTGGCCGCAATTGGGGGGCTGGGCAACGGCCGTATGGGGGAGGGGAGAAGTTTCGCGCACCGCAGCGCTCTCCATGCAACTCACTCGTTTTGGTGCGTTGAGCGCAGTGGCCGAAGGGTCGGGGCTGGGCCGATGTCAGCTTCGCGAAGGGCGACCATGGGTCTTTCAGGCATGAGGCGATCATTCGATCCGATGTGGGATCGAGGGCTGAAGGGGAACTGGCCGAAATCGGATCCCCAGACTACAGCTTCGATTAGCCTCCGGCTGGCGGTTCCTTGGCGACTTGCACTTCGGCAGAGCCCGCCTCCGCTTCGTCAGCCGGGAACCACTGTGGCAAAAGCAAGGCGGTTTGAGTAGTAGAGATCATTTAACGGCGAAGTGTGACAATGCAGTTTGTCTCAATGGAGGGGGGGGCACCCCACGGTTGAGGCGGCGTCGCGGGCTAGCCAGAAGGAGTGAGCATTGATAGCCGCAGTTCTTGCGGGAGATGACTCTCAGTCAGGTACCTGAACGTAGGTGAGTGCCCTAGTGTAGTGCGTCACAAATAGTAACACATTCCACTTGGGAATCGTCTCTATGATGGAGGAGACGATTTCTGATGCGCGTGGCCCCTTCAGTTGAATTGACCGATGAGCAGCGCCAGACCCTGGGGCAGTGGGCACGTGGCCGTTCGCTTCCCGCCCGGCAAGTGGAGCGGGCGCGAATCGTCTTGATGGCAGCCAACGGTGAACTGGATGTTGCCATTGCGGCCAAGCTTGGCATCACAAACCAGAAGGCCGCCCGCTGGCGCGCCCGCTTCCTGGCGCTTGGCGTGGCTGGGTTAGAGAAGGATGCGCCGCGCCCTGGACGCACACCAAGCATCCCGGCCTCCCTAGTGAAAGCGGTGATTCAGCGGACAACGCAAGAGCGTCCCTCCCATGCAACGCACTGGTCCACGCGAATGATGGCGGCCGAAGTGGGCATCAGCGAAGCCGGCGTGCGGCGCATTTGGAAGGCCCATGGTCTGAAGCCCCATCTGGTGGAGGCCTTCAAGGTCAGCAACGATCCGGAGTTCACCGAGAAGTTGGAAGCCATCGTCGGGTTGTACCTCAACCCGCCCGAACACGCGCTGGTGCTGTGCTGCGACGAGAAGAGCCAGATCCAGGCGCTGGACCGGACGCAACCGGGGTTGCCGCTGAAGCGTGGCCGCGGCGAAACCATGACGCACGACTACAAGCGCAACGGAACGGCGACGTTGTTCGCCGCCCTGAACGCCGCCACCGGCAAGGTAATCAGCCGGTGCCAGGAATGCCACCGCCACCAGGAGTGGTTGAAGTTCCTGCGGCTACTGGACGAGGCCACGCCCGCCGGCAAGGAACTTCACATCATTGCCGACAACTACGCCACGCACAAACACGCCAAGGTGCAGCGCTGGCTGGCGAAGCGTCCGCGATTCCACATGCACTTTACTCCCACCAGCGCTTCGTGGCTGAACATGGTCGAGCGCTTGTTCCGCGATCTGACCGAACATCGACTCCGGCGCGGCGTTTTTCGCGATGTCGAGGAGCTGATCACGGCCATCGACTCCTACGTCGACCAACATAACGACCAGCCGAAGCCCTTCATCTGGACCGCAAAAGCCACGGATATCTTGGAAAAGGTCAAACGCGCCCGCACCGCACTCGATAATGCTCAGTCCGTGTGACGCACTACACTAGTTCCAGTCGTGGAGTTGCTGTGCTGCTCGCTGCCATCGAGGATGCACCCCACATACCTTCCTTCTGTTGGCGATTGCCTCGAGGCGGCCAACCTTCCAACGCGCGCGGTGTTGCGCATGGAAGGGAGAGCGCTAAACAGGCATCGGAGAACGGCTCCAGGAATCTCCGGATAATTCACCTGAAGCTCAGAATTGGTGTGTGTCACCCATATCATCCCGGTTGCATCTAAATAGGAGGGAGAGGCCCGTCTCAGTATGGAAGCGGACGTGCGATAGGAGCTAAGAAGACTAATGCTAGAAAACCAACAGCGAACCCCGTCCGGTCACTCGGGCAGCCGCCAACGAGGCGTGTTACCCAGCTTGTACTTGGGAATGATGCCAGCCGCGCTGGCGACTGGGGCGTGGGCTCAGGAGCATCCGCAGCACAACGACGCAGTGGCCCAACCTGGGCAGGGTCGAATGCGGGGCCAGATGCAAGGCCCGATGCGAGGAATGATGGGCGAAGGCCGCCAGGACATGGATACGATCCACGCTCTGTTCAGCGCTCACCAGCAGATTGCGCGTACGGTGAAGAAGCTGGACACCGGCGTCGAGACGCTCACCGAGTCCGCTGATCCCAAGGTCCAAGCTCTGATCCGGGAGCATGTCCAGGCGATGTACCAGCGCCTCTCTGCGCGGCAGCCCATCAGGCAGTGGGATCCTTTGTACGCGGAGATCTTCCGGCAGGCCGGCAAGATCCACATGGAACTGTCGAACACGGCAAAAGGGATCAAAGTGATCGAGACATCCACCGATCCCTGGGTGGTGAAGCTGCTTCATGCCCATGCTGACGGGGTTTCGGAATTCGTCGACCAGGGAATGGCGGCGATGCACAAGGCGCATCCGTTGCCCGCTGCAGTCTCAGAACCCCGAGCTAATTCAGAGAAGGTGGTGCCCGAAATGAAAGTACTCCCCCTCCGCACATCCGTCGGCGTAGGCAAAGACAAAGAAGTCGAACATCTCTACGAAGGCCCGGGCCGCAAACTCGTACAGATCACGCTACGCAACAACGGCATCCTGGAA encodes the following:
- a CDS encoding Rrf2 family transcriptional regulator — its product is MIAKTSHSALRTLLLLAQQDPTVCWSPRRLADMLGESPTYLAKVVRHLVKSDILEAQKGVKGGVRLAKAPAQITLLDVVEACQGTIVGDFCRSSRPDPTVCNFHRAALELHQAITTVLARWTLEQLLEQPHAGPPSEDGFACLMARGPYASPAQNRAPSPFTQLGGIL
- a CDS encoding IS630 family transposase; protein product: MRVAPSVELTDEQRQTLGQWARGRSLPARQVERARIVLMAANGELDVAIAAKLGITNQKAARWRARFLALGVAGLEKDAPRPGRTPSIPASLVKAVIQRTTQERPSHATHWSTRMMAAEVGISEAGVRRIWKAHGLKPHLVEAFKVSNDPEFTEKLEAIVGLYLNPPEHALVLCCDEKSQIQALDRTQPGLPLKRGRGETMTHDYKRNGTATLFAALNAATGKVISRCQECHRHQEWLKFLRLLDEATPAGKELHIIADNYATHKHAKVQRWLAKRPRFHMHFTPTSASWLNMVERLFRDLTEHRLRRGVFRDVEELITAIDSYVDQHNDQPKPFIWTAKATDILEKVKRARTALDNAQSV
- a CDS encoding Rieske 2Fe-2S domain-containing protein, producing MTTQAKAPRSRLDPEPLPRRDWLGLSSLWAMTGALLFGLLGLLKLPKAAVLASPSKKFKVSLPDVLPVGEAFVPPGRAVAIYKDTGGIYAVSTICTHLGCVVKANAEGFECPCHGSRFSANGDVTKGPAPRALPWLKVSIIGGAVTVDEGVVVPQGTKVA
- a CDS encoding FAD-dependent oxidoreductase, which translates into the protein MIPLRVDVPGETYHQELISCQVACPVHTDARGYVRAIAEGRFEDAYLIARGPNPFASICGRVCGAPCEAACRRGKVPRVDDDGAFVGPDRPIAIRALKRFVCELHGPEAQSPQSVLRSVENYAPAAAANAEEMAALLRASLDGRLEPGKGEPVAIIGAGPAGLSAAHDLALLGFKPVVFEIESVPAGMLAIGIPAYRLPRAVIENEVDVIRALGVDIRCGVAVGRDIPFSQLRREFAAVILAVGAKSSRSLGLPGEHGPGVFGGVDLLRSVSLGEPVQVGHEVVVVGGGNVAYDVARSVLRQIAYDTARTAARLAGTSRVTLVSLESLEEMPADTVEIVEGDEEGVERLNGWGPVAIERNESGAVTGVRFRRCLRVYDENRKFSPLYDDNQQKVVPCDSVMLAVGQAPSLGFLDDGGGDVEQFRPGWPKVDAATLATTAPGVFVAGDLAHGTRLLIDAVASGKAAARSVYQYLTQRTLTKHAVTSHLTLDRYRRERGYESLRRTPVPLASPEERLHHPDALVETGYTFDLAMREASRCLDCGVTPVFDSARCVLCGGCADVCPTLCLKLTPLSELAQTEELRAAIAEVLGPDADLEAHSAILKDEDRCIRCAACAMRCPADAITMERVSYTTTWSTQ